A window from Verrucomicrobiia bacterium encodes these proteins:
- a CDS encoding VCBS repeat-containing protein, with product MEHWVLDSRSASLRFAAWGDFDNDGDLDLLLIARRTGPPLLFRGTGNGNLSRILDGPIPTRSAGAIGIAVADYDGDV from the coding sequence GTGGAGCACTGGGTCCTGGACTCGCGGAGCGCGTCCCTCCGATTCGCTGCCTGGGGAGATTTCGACAATGACGGAGATCTCGACCTTCTGCTGATTGCACGGCGCACCGGCCCTCCCCTTCTGTTTCGGGGAACGGGAAATGGGAACCTCTCCCGGATCCTGGACGGTCCGATCCCGACTCGCTCCGCAGGCGCCATCGGGATCGCTGTGGCGGACTACGACGGGGACGTATAG